The bacterium genomic sequence TAAGTTTTACAGCCTCGGCAACGCGGGAGACGGCAATCATATATGCAGCTAAGCGCATGTGAACATTCTTTTCCTTATGCATTTTATATACCGAGTGGTAAGCAGTGGTCATTTTGGCGTCCAGCTGCTTATGCACGTCCTCCAGTGACCAATAATAGTTATATGTATTTTGAACCTGTTCAAAATAGCTGACAGTTACTCCTCCGGCATTGGCAAGAAAGTCCGGTATAACGTGAACGCCTTTTGCATAAAGTATTGCGTCTGCTTCAGGAGTTGTAGGTCCGTTTGCAAGCTCACAGATTATTCTGGCTTTGATATTCTGCGCGTTTTTCTCAGTAATAACGTTCTCCATAGCTGCTGGATAGAAAACATCAACATCAAGCTCAATAATCTCTTTATTGCTGATAGAACTTGTTCCTGGAAAATCGGATACACTTCCTGTTTTTAGTTTGTGATCCACTATATCCCTGGGATCAATTCCTGATTCATTATACACTCCTCCTTTTGAGTCAGATACTGCAACAAGTTTCCCACCTTCTAATATTTCTGGATGCAGCAGTGCTGCGAATTGTCCCGCATTTCCAAAGCCCTGAACTGCAAAGGTGCCTTTGGAACTAATACCACAAGCTTTGCATGCCTCTCTTACAGTAAAGACTCCTCCACGAGCTGTTGCATCTCCACGTCCTTCACTGCCTCCCAATGACAGCGGTTTGCCTGTGATCATCCCTGGATGAGATTCCCCCACTATAGCCTCGTACTCATCCATCATCCAAGCCATAATTTGTGGTGTTGTGTAAACATCAGGAGCAGGTACATCTTTGTGGACGCCAATGTGAGAAGCAATAGCTCTGATATAAGCTCTTGCAAGATATTCTTTTTCCCTTTCGGACATTGTCTTAGGATTGCAAATTATACCACCTTTACCCCCTCCAAGAGGGATGTTTACAAGAGCACACTTCCATGTCATCCACGCAGCTAGAGCGCGCACAGTATCTATCGTTTCTTCAGGATGCCAGCGCACTCCTCCCTTTGTCGGACCAAGAGCCGAATTATATTGAATCCTGAATCCATGAAAGACCTTGGTAGTTCCATCATCCATCTTTACTGGAAGAGTGAACGTAAATTCCCGTTGAGGCCACCGAAGAAGCTCGTGAGCAGCCTTATTGAGACCTAACTTCTCAACAGCTTCATCTAATTGGTTCTGTGTAATTTTAAACAGATTTGTTTCAATCATTTCTTCACTCCTCTTGTTTTTGTCGCTTAAATCAATTATAGTTATACTATTATATGGAAGATAAAATAACAACCCCAAATCTGCGGGACGAAGATAAAGAGTTTGACGTTACGCTGCGGCCTGAAAGGTTTGAGGAATTTGTTGGCCAAAATAAAATCAAGGAACATCTTCAGATTTGCATTCAAGCTGCAAAAAAGAGAAACGAATCGCTTGACCATGTCCTTTTGTATGGACCGCCCGGACTTGGAAAAACAACACTTGCAAACATAATTGCCAGAACTATGGATGTAAATATTAGAACCACTTCCGGACCTGTTATTGAGAGAGCTGGTGATTTAGCTGGCGTTCTCACAAATCTGGACGATGGAGATGTTATATTTATAGATGAGGTGCATCGGCTAAGTCACGTCGTAGAAGAATATTTATATCCTGCTATGGAAAGCTATAAAATAGACATTATGATTGACAAAGGTCCAAGCGCAAGGTCAGTAAAGCTAGATCTTCCTTCTTTTACACTTATTGGAGCAACAACGCGCGCTGGGCTTCTTACTTCTCCTCTAAGGTCGAGATTTGGTATCGTGTCCAGATTGGAGTTTTACGGACAGGATGATCTATATGATATTATCATTCGCTCTGCAAGGATTCTTCGTGTTGAGATAACAGCTGAAGGAGCTATGGAGATTGCAAAAAGGTCACGCGGTACACCAAGAATAGGTAACAGATTGCTTAGACGTGTAAGAGACTATGCACAAGTGAAGGCAGACGGGAAGATTACTAATGAAGTTGCTGATAAAGCTTTAGTGATGCTTGAGGTAGATAAATACGGTTTGGATGATATGGATAAAAAAATCCTTGAGACGATTATTCATAAATTTAATGGAGGACCTGTAGGAGCAGGAACAATTGCTGTTGCTATAGGTGAAGAACAGGATACAATAGAAGAGATCTATGAACCATATCTCATACAGCAGGGATTTATCAAACGTACGCCAAGCGGCAGGAAAGCAACTAAACTTGCATATCAGCACCTTGGTGTCAAACCTAATCCACAAATTCAACAAAAAGAACTATTTTAATTTAATTGTGAAAATATTTTTTTCTATAATTTTTCTCTTTATCTCCGCTCTAACATATGCAGAGGTAAATAGTTCTGAAACATCCATGCCTGAAATCGCAGTATTCCAGAAACCACCTCTTGTGAAAAGGATAGATAAAGAACTTGAGAGAATACAGCCAGAGGAAGCAAAAGGTCCGAATGCAAAGTTAACGATTATCAGCACATGGAAGGAAGGGACAAACTACACTGTTAATATGAGCATAAAAAACCTCAATAAGGAACAGGGATATAGAACTGTATACCTGTTAAGTTATGACAATGATGGAAGAATTGTAGCTGTGTCTTCTGACAGAAAGTATTTTCAATCATATCAGGAATACTTTACGCAGTATAAGTTTACAAAATCATCTTCTATAATCAGATGGAGGTTTTATGTTAAATAAAAATGTTCTTAGGATATTGGTCCCGATATTCATCGGGATGGCTGCTGTTATATCAGGTGGAATTTGTTTCTCTGAGGATTTATGGACAGGAGCTATATCAAAAATAACAGTAACAGATATTGATAGCGAGACATCGAAAATAGATATGGTGCTTGATAAAAACGAAGAAAATAATATTTCATTCGATCAATCAAAAACAATATCCATAGAAACTGGTCAATTAGAGAGAAAAACAAAAATCTATCTGGACGGAGTGAATCCAGCAAAGAAAGCAGGTTTTTGTCATAAAAAAGACAAGCTTATATCTGAGCTAAAGATATCCAGAATTTCAGGAAGTATTTCAAATCCGAGCATACAGGCAACGAATGATGGAGCTCCTGTATTTTCTACGCTGATTGATATAATTACAAATAAAACGGTAATTGTTAATATTGTTAGCAAGGAGAAAAATGGAGATGTTGAAATTACAATCACAATTACAGCATCTAAAGAACAAGATCTAAGCTTACAAACTCCCAGCATTATTGATATAACTTCTCAGGAGTTCGACAATCCTTTATCAAAAGAGACTGGGACAAATATTAATGAGAAAATGCTGAAGAAGATGTTACCTGATGATTTTATCACAGCCGTATTTCCCTTACAGCATATTGATCCTGCTACAGCAAAAACAATTGTCCAAAATGAGCTCTCATCAAGAGGAATGGTACAGGTCTATCTGGACAAATCCCAGCTTATAGTAACCGATACAGTTTCATACATTAGAAGCATAGGAAAGCTTATTGAAAATATTGATATAAAAGTGCCTCAGGTACTTATTGAAGCGCGAATATTTGAAGTTAGCTATGATAAAGAAACTGAAATAGGGATTGACTGGAGCCTTGCTCGTCCGTCCGTAACTGCAACCATTGAACATACACTAAACGCAGCAGTAAAAGAAACAAGAGGAACAGAACTTATAGTAAGGGGCCTTTTAGGAGACCGCTACAAAAGAGATGCTCTTTTTGCAACAATAGATGCTCTTGTCAGCGAAGGTAAGGCAAAGATAGTTGCGCGGCCAAAGGTGGTTGTTCTCAATAATCAGAAAGCAATTATCACATCTGGAGATAATATACCTTATAGAAAAGAAAACTATGATAATAGAGGAGCAGGAGTAGGAGCAGGGACACAATATTTTGTAACTGATTTTCTGCAGACAGGTATAACCTTGACTGTTACCCCGCATGTCAGAAATAATGATCTTATTGTTTTAAATGTGAAACCAGAAGTAAAATATATCATTGGATATAAAGGTGAATATGATATGCCTGTTTTCAGCACAAGATCAACGGACACAGTTGTTAGCGTGAAAAATGGCGATACTCTGGTTATAGGCGGGCTCTTTAAAGAGGGCAAAAAGACTATTGAACACGGTATTCCTCTATTAAAAGATATTCCAATACTGGGATATTTGTTTAAGCATAAAAGAGATATTAATATTAAGACAGAAGTGGTCATATGCATAACAACAACACTGATTTGAAGAACGCAAGAGTTCGTTTTGCTCCATCCCCAACAGGTTCCCTTCACCTTGGCAATGTAAGAACTGCTATATTCAACTGGCTCTTCGCAAGACACGCAAAAGGCACCTTCATACTGCGCATGGAGGACACAGACAAAGAACGTTCAACTCCTGAATCAGTAAGTTTAATACTTGAAAGCTTAAGATGGCTTGGACTGGACTGGGATGAGGGGCCTGATGTTGGAGGAGATTTTGGTCCTTATTATCAGATGCAAAGACTGGATAAATATAAAAAGTACATAGATATATTGATTAAGGGAAATATGGTTTATCCCTGTTTCTGTACTTCTGAGAGACTTGCAGAGATGAGACTACAGATGCAGAAGCAAAAATTGCCGCCCAGATATGACGGTAAATGCAGGAATTTAAGCAAAGAAGAAATAGAGCATCTAATATCTCAGGGCACAAAACATGTTCTGCGATTCAAAGTTCCCGCTGCCGGCATTACAGAATTTAAAGATCTCATTCACGGAGGAATATCTATTGATAACTCAGTTCTGGATGATTTTATTATTGTTAAATCCGATGCTGGTCCGACGTATAACTTTGCATGTGTAGTTGATGACATTGAGATGAAGATAACTCATGTTATAAGAGGGGATGACCATATCTCAAACACGCCGAAACAGATTGCTGTATACAAGGCATTAGGAATTACTTCCCCTGTATTTGCGCATATTCCTTTAATTCTCGGTCCTGATAAGGCAAAATTGAGCAAACGCCACGGAGCAGCTTCCCCTCTTGAATATAGAGATATGGGCTATCTTCCTCATGCATTACTTAACTTTCTTACCCTGCTTGGCTGGGCTCCCGGAGATAACCGTGAAGTTATGAGCAGGGATGAAATTATAGAGAGCTTTTCAATAGAAAAGATAAATGACAGAAATGCTGTTTTTGACAGCCAGAAGCTTGATTGGATGAATGGAGTATATATAAGAAAAATGCCTCTGAAAAAACTTGTAGGCATTGCTTTGGAAGAATTAAAGAAGGCGAAGCTTATAAAAGATACCAAGGAAGTTGATATTAATAAAACAACCAAAATAGTTGGACTAATCCAGGAACGTCTCAAAAAATTCTCTGAAATTCCCCAACTTATAAATTACTTTTTTATGGATACTCCGATATATGAGGAGAAAGCAGTTAATAAGTTCTTAAAAAAAGATGGTGTTTCAGAAATGCTGCAGGAGTTAGGCAGAGTAATAGAAGGAGTAAAATCATTTGATATAGAAACACTTGAGAGCGTAGTAAGAGCATTTATTGAGAAAAAAGGACTGAAGCCGGGAGATGTCATTCATCCTGTAAGAGTTGCACTTACCGGCCGCGCTGCCAGCCCGCCAATATTTGACGTAATGAATGTTCTGGGAAAACAAACCTGCCTGAAAAGAATCAAAAAGTTTTTAAAATAAAAAGGGTCAAGTCTTTATTGAGGTTGCAGGTAATTTGGGGTAGGGTAGTATTAAAGTATAAGTGGTTGTTATATGGAGGAAAACATGAATCAAGAAGCGAAACCAGAAACTGTAAATGACTTAGTGAATTACCAAGATGAATCAGTTGTAAGTAGAACTTTAATAGAAAAAGAAACTGGAACAATAACATTGTTTGCATTTAGTAAAGGACAGGCATTAAGTGAACATACAGCTCCATTTGATGCTATGGTTTATATTCTTGATGGCAAAGCAGAAATCACAATTTCGGGTAATCCAAATACTTTAGAATCAGGTCAGATGATTGTTATGCCAGCAAATAAGCCTCATGCATTAAAGGCTACAGAAAATTTCAAAATGTTGCTAACAATGATTCGATCATAACTTAATAAAATGCCTAACAATTCGCTACTAAAAAAGGGTCAAGTCTTTATTGAGGTTTTAGGTAATTTGAGGTAGGGTAGTATTAAGAGGAGGAATATTGAATGCTAGAACAACCTGTTCCAAAAGCAAATGCAATGCTAATTTGTGATTCTGTTATTACTGATAAGCATACAAACAAAAAAAGTCTAATTGGAGTTTTTGAAGATATTAATGCCTCTAAATTTCCATGTGTGCATCATTCCCTAGCTGTATATATAAAACTTACAGATGCGAGAGGAAAATATAGATTTCGCCTGGAATTAGTAGATTTAGAAGAGAATCTTATAATTAGGAAGACAGAGTTGCCACAAGATATAAGCATCAATAATCCACTTGGAACTTATGACCTTGTTATTAACTTTGGCGGATTAACGTTTAAGCATGCCGGTGAATATGACTTTAGGATGTTTGCAAATAATAAAATTTTTGAACAGAAGAAGTTTTCCGTGAAGCAAATACAAATAAAGAAATTACCAGAAAAAGGGTATTAGAATTAAAAACGACTCATCACCCTTTTCCCCAAATACCTCAACAACACTTGTTGATCTCGTTGACAAAATTCTTGCTCTCACCAAATCTACAGATAACCGCCAGCTAAAGCAGGCGGTTGCGATGGAGCGATTTTTTCGGCTTGACAAAAGTCACTCTAGTTGCTATTTTATGCTTAAGTTTAGCACTCTCAGCTTTAGAGTGCTAAAAAAGGAGTAAAGTGATTAAAAAAACAGTAGGCGTCAACAGGGAAGCCGATATCTTAAAGGCGGCAATTCATTCGTATATTGATACTGCAGAGCCTATTGCTTCCCAAAAACTGGTTAAGACTTATAAATTAAACATATCATCAGCTACTGTCAGGAATGTTTTGGTAAAATTGGAAGAGCAAGGCTACCTGATACAGCCTCATACTTCTGCAGGCAGAGTCCCTACCGATAAAGGGTACCGTTTTTATGTTAAATTTCTTATAGAAACAGAGTTGCTTACAAGTGAAGAAAGGAACTTTATAGATGATGCATATTCAAGTATTAATTATGATATTGAGTCAATAATTAAAGAAACAACAAAGATGCTGTCTTTTATAACCAATTATATGGGATTTGCAGAACTGCCAAGATTTCATGATAGTGGAACATTCAAACATTTAGAGCTTATAGCCCTTCAGGGTCACAGAATTATGATTATTATTATTATGAATTCAGGAGACATGAAAAAAAAGGTAGTTTGTTTTAGGGATGAAGTATCTGGCGCTGATCTGCAAAGAATATGCGCATTTCTAAATGAAAATCTGGAAGGACTTGACTTTACTCATATCCGTTCAGATTTTAAGGAGATTTTTAAAGAAAAATCTTTTCATCTTGATAAAATAATATATAACTGTGTGCTGTCCATACTGGATGTAATCCTTTCTTTTGAGGAAGAAAAGAAAGTTTTCATTGATGGCTATGAGTATCTTATGCAGTATCCGGAATTTAGGGATATTAATAAAGCACAGGCTGTGTTCAAGGCATTGAATGCAAGGTATTTATCTAAAATTCTTAATATGCCCATTGATAGCAAGGAATGCATAAAAGTTCTTATTGGCAGGGAAACAGCTGATAGTGATATAGAAAATTGTAGTTTACTTACGGTAAGATATAGCTTATTTAGATCCCCGATGGGATCATTGGGCATAATAGGTCCCAGAAGAATGGCATATTCAAAAGTAATAAGTAAATTAAATTATACTGCGTGCAAACTTAGTGATATTATGAAAAAGCTCTTGCTTGAATAGGCAGGAAGGAAAAATGAAGACACGGGAAAAAACAAAATATACCGAAAAAGAATTAAAGAAGATGGAAGAAAAATCTAAGCTATGCGATGAAAGTCGCGACCAGCTTTTGAGGGTGCACGCAGAGTTTGATAATTTCAAAAAGAGAACGGCAAGAGAATATGAGTCTCTTATTAAGTTTGCAAATGAGAAGTTAATCAACGAAATATTGCCTGTTGTTGATAATTTTAAAAGGGCAATAGATTCAGCAGATAAGGCAACTAATATCAAAGACCTCAAAAACGGCATTAAACTGGTTTTGAAGCAATTTGAGGATATCTTGCGGCAAAATGGGCTGGAAGAGATACAGTCTCACGGCGCTCAATTTAATCCTGACAAGCATGAGGCTGTTATACAGGTGGAAACTGATAAACACCCTGAGGATACAGTAGTTGAAGAAATTAGAACAGGCTACAAACTGCATGGGAAGGTTATAAGGCCGTCTCTTGTAAAAGTGTCAAAAAAACAAAATAAATAATAGAATAAAAAAGGAGGCTTAATAATGGGTAAAGTAATAGGTATTGATTTGGGAACAACTAATTCCTGCATGGCAGTTATGGAAGGCGGGAAACCTGTTGTTATTGTTAATGCAGAAGGAAGCAGAACCACTCCGTCCGTTGTGGCAATATCCAAAACAGGAGAAAGGCTGGTCGGCCAGATTGCTAAAAGACAGGCAGTGTCAAATCCGGAAAATACAATAAGCTCGATAAAGAGGAAGATGGGACAAAAGATAAAGGTAAAAGCCGGTGATAAGGAATATACACCTCCTGAGATCTCTGCCGCGATACTCCAGAAGTTCAAACATGATGCAGAAAGTTATCTTGGAGATAAAGTAGAAAAAGCGGTCATTACAGTGCCTGCATATTTTAGTGACAGTCAGAGGCAGGCAACTAAGGATGCCGGTAAGATTGCAGGTCTTGAAGTGCTCAGAATCATAAATGAGCCGACTGCCGCTGCTCTGGCATATGGGCTTGATAAAAAAGGAAATCAGACTATTGCGGTATACGACCTCGGTGGAGGCACATTTGATATCTCTATACTTGAAATAGGTGATGGGGTTTTTGAAGTTAAGGCAACCAATGGCAATACAAAACTTGGAGGAGATGACTTTGACCAGAAGATTATTGACTGGCTGGTCAGTGAGTTTAAGAAATCAAATGGTATGGATTTAAGTAATGACAGGATGGCAATGCAGAGATTAAAAGAGGCCGCTGAGAAGGCAAAGGCAGAACTTTCTACTGCGCAGACAGCAAACATAAATCTTCCATTTATAACAGCGGATCAAAACGGACCGAAGCATCTGGATATAACACTTAGGCGCGCGCAGTTGGAAAAGCTGACAAAGGACCTTGTAGACAGCACAATTGGTCCGTGTAAGCAGGCAGTGGCTGATTCAAAAATAGAAAAAAAAGATATTGATCATGTAATATTAGTTGGAGGACAGACAAGGTCTCCAATGGTCCAGGAAGTGGTAAAGCAATTTTTTGGTAAAGAACCTCATAAGGGCGTTAATCCAGACGAGGTTGTTGCTGTTGGGGCAGCCATTCAGGCTGGAGTCCTTTCCGGGGAAGTTAAAGACGTGCTACTTCTAGATGTTACTCCGCTTTCGTTAGGCATTGAGACATTGGGAGGAGTTTGCACAAGGCTTATAGAGAGGAACACAACCATTCCAACGAAGAAATCCCAGATATTCAGCACTGCTGCAGATAACCAGCCTGCTGTAAATATACATGTGCTGCAGGGAGAGAGAGAGATGGCGCAGTATAATAAAACGCTTGGAAGGTTCGACTTAGTAGGGATACCCTCCGCTCCGCGTGGAGTGCCTCAAATAGAAGTAACTTTTAATATTGATGCAAATGGAATTACACATGTATCGGCCAAGGATTTAGCTACAGGCAAGGAACAGTCAATTGTGATAAAATCCTCCGGCGGCTTGAGTGAAGAAGAAGTGGAAAAAATGGTTAAGGATGCAGAAGCTCATGCGGAAGAGGATAAGAAGAAAAAAGAAACAATTGAAGTTCATAATCAATTGGATTCTTTGATTTATACAACAGAGAAATCCCTGAAGGATCATGGGGATAAAGTAGACTCATCTGAGAAAGGTAAGATACAATCTGCTCTGGACGAAGCTAAAAAAGCTTTGGAGGCTAATGATATGGAGCAGATGAAAAAGACTTCTGAAAGCCTGCAGCAAGCTGCTCATAAGCTGGCTGAGGTTATGTATCAGCAAGCTGCAAAACAGCAGCAGCAAGCAGGAGCAGAAGACCAGGCTCAGGCAGGGCAAAATCAGGAAAAGAAAAAGTCTGATAAAGAAGAGGATGTAATAGATGCAGACTATAAAGTGGAAGACGACGGGGAGAAAAAGGGTAAGTAGTGGCTGGTAAAAGAGACTATTATGAGATACTTGATGTTGAGAGGCACGCTGCAATAGATGAGATAAAGCGTGCTTACAGGAAACTCGCACATAAGTATCATCCTGATAAGAATCAAGGGAATAAAGAGTATGAGGAGAAGTTCAAAGAGGCTTCGGAGGCTTATGCAGTATTGAGTGATCCCCAAAAAAGAGCAACTTATGACCAGTTTGGACACAGCGGATTGGAAGGAGGAGGTTTTAGCGGGTTCAGAAATGCCTCGGACATATTTAGCAGTGATATATTTAGTGATTTTGGGGATATATTGGGGGGGGTTTTTGGCAGGAGCTCTCAGGGCGCAGGAAGAAGCGGTGGACATAACAGAGGAGAGCACCTTAGATATGACCTGCAAATTACTTTAAAAGAGGCTGCATTTGGTACTGATAAAAAAATTCGCATCTCCAGGCCACAGACATGTGAAGCATGTAATGGCTCTGGGGCAAAAAAGGGAACAAAACGTATCAGTTGTCTTCAATGCGGAGGCAGCGGACAGGTAAGCTATGCGCAAGGTTTCTTTAGTATAAATAGAACATGTGATAGATGCGGCGGAGAGGGTACAATAATAACAAATCCATGCGGGACTTGCAGAGGCACTGGAAGAGTAAATAAACCTCGTGAACTTACTGTCAAGATACCTCCTGGAGTTGATACAGGTTCCCAATTAAAGGTCAGAGGAGAAGGGGAAGCAGGCACAAGAGGCGGAAGCCCGGGAGACCTATACGTAGTAATTCATGTAGGGGATGATGAATTTTTCACTCGGCATGATGATGATATACTGTGTGAAGTTCCTATAAGCATAACGCAGGCAACGCTGGGCGCAGAAATAGAGGTTCCTACTCTTAAGGGTAAGGCAAAGATGAAGATTCCCCCAGGTACACAGTCTGGAAAAGCATTCCGCTTGCGCGGTCAAGGTGTTCCAAGTCTGCACGGATATGGTAAAGGAGATGAACTCATTAGAGTTATAGTTGAAATACCTGTAAAACTGAATAATGAGCAACAAGAACTTCTCAGAAAGTTTGCTGAGATAAGCGGCGAGAATTTAACCCCTATACGCAGGGGCTTTATGCAGAAGTTTAAATCCAAGTTTGGCGGGTGAGAGTGAGCTTGAGTAAAGCATTATCATTGTCCATAATATGCATTTTTACCATGTTTTCTTAAATAGTGTTTGTCCAGAAGAGTTTGTTTTATTGATGTTATATGAGGATTGAGAGTTTTGGTAAAAAGCGCAGTTTTTGCAATTTCTTCCAGGGCTACTGCATTTTTCACAACATCTTCTATGTCCTTTCCCCAGATAAACGGACCATGTGAAGCTACAAGAACTGCCGGTATTTTCTCAGGATCAATTCCTCTATCAAAAAAAGTCCTGACTATTAAATTACCGGTTTCTGTTTCATAATCTTTTTTTATATCTTTATCAGAAATCATATCAGTAACTGGTATTTCACCATAGAATTGGTCAGCATGTGTTGTCCCAAGGCAGGGTATGTTTTCCCTCGCCTGTGCAAAGATTGTTGAATAGGTAGAATGATTATGTACAACAGCACCAATTGATAGGAATTTATTGTATAGAACTAGATGTGTTTTTGTATCAGAAGAAGGATTATAATTACCTTCAACAATATTTCCTTTCATATCTACTAATACCATATGTTCAGGTTTTAAGTTTTTATAAGCTACACCACTTGGTTTTATAGCAATAACCTGTTTCTTTCTATCGATACCGCTTGCATTTCCCCATGTGTAGAGCACAAGTCCTCTCTTATAAATTTCCATATTTGCAAGATAAACTTGCTTTTTTAGTTGATTAAGCATTTTTCTTAATTTCCAGCAGCTTTTTCATAACGTGATATAAGTTCTCACTGTACTTCTTTGTTCCAAAGCTATCATGCAGATTTTTATAAAGCTCATATAATTTCTTATAGATCAGGTGATTTTTCCTGTTTGGATAGTATATTTTCTTTCTGGTGTCACACATATTCTTTTGAGCTTTCTCAGCTGTGGAATACACTCCTCCGACAACTGCCCCAAATATTGCAGCACCAAGGGCACAAGTTTCATGGGATTTTGATATTAACATTGGTTTTCCAATTACATCTGCATATATCTGCATAAACAATGGGTTTTTAACTGTTATTCCCCCACAGTTGATTACTTTTGAAATCCTGATGCCATATTCTTCTATTCTCTCAATAATTTTTAGAGCACCAAAAGCAGTAGCTTCTATAAGCGCTCTGTATATTTCCCAGCGTGTAGTTTGCAGGGTCTGTCCTATTAGTAGTCCTGTGAGTTCTGCATCAACAAGTATCGTTCTATTACCATTGTTCCAGTCAAGCGCCAGAAGACCACTTTCTCCCGGTTTCGCTCGAGAAGCATCTCTAGTTAGTTTATCATGATATTTCGAATCTTCCTCGCAAACTTTACTAACAAACCAGTTCAGAATATCCCCCACAGCTGACTGTCCAGCCTCTATACCAAAGCAGCCTGGCAATACCGAGCTATCAACCATACCACACACACCCGGAATATCATCTATCTTCTGCCCCTTATGTGAAACCATTATATCACATGATGAGGTTCCTATTATTTTCACAAGAATATCTTTACCAACGCCTGCACCAACTGCCCCCATATGTGCATCAAATGCACCCACTGCAACAGGAATTCTGCTGGAAAGCCCAAATCTTTTTGTGTATTTATCGGATAAATCTCCTGCTTTTGTGTTTGAAGCATACGCTTTCTCATACAGTCTTGCGCGCAAATCTGCCATTTGAGGATTAAGCTTTGAGAGAAATTCTTTATCAGGTAATCCGTGCCACTTGTCATTATACATTGCTTTATGCCCTGCGGCACATATGCATCTTTTAATTTTAGTTACATCTGTGATTCCACAGATATACGCAGGCATAAAGTCAGCAAGCTCTACCCATGAATAAGCAGCATCAAACACCTTCTTGTCAATATTCAGACAATGCCATATTTTTGAAAAAAACCATTCAGAGGAATATGTACCACCGCATTTTCTGAGATATTGGGGTCTTATACATTCTGCTATCTTAGTTATTTTTTGAGCTTCTTCCATGGATGAATGATCCTTCCAGAGCCATGCCTGAGCATTTAGATTATTCTTGAATTCCGGAAGAAATGCTAAAGGAACAAGTTCATTTGTGACAGGTATAGGCGTAGAGCCTGTAGTGTCTATTCCTATCCCTACAATATTGTCTCGGGAGAAATTCTTGTCTTTTTTTGCTTGTTTAAGAAGTTTTGTAACTACATATTCGAATCCTTCTATATAGTCATAAGGGCTTTGTCTTGCGACATTCGGATCTGCTTTATCCAGCAGGATACCATTCTCTCCTCTGGTGTAGTTAAAAACCGCCGATGCAGCATCCCTGCCATTAGCTGTATTTATTAGTATGGCACGAACAGAATTTGTTCCATAATCAATACCTATTGCAAATT encodes the following:
- a CDS encoding L-ribulose-5-phosphate 4-epimerase encodes the protein MLNQLKKQVYLANMEIYKRGLVLYTWGNASGIDRKKQVIAIKPSGVAYKNLKPEHMVLVDMKGNIVEGNYNPSSDTKTHLVLYNKFLSIGAVVHNHSTYSTIFAQARENIPCLGTTHADQFYGEIPVTDMISDKDIKKDYETETGNLIVRTFFDRGIDPEKIPAVLVASHGPFIWGKDIEDVVKNAVALEEIAKTALFTKTLNPHITSIKQTLLDKHYLRKHGKNAYYGQ
- a CDS encoding ribulokinase, with the protein product MKNKFAIGIDYGTNSVRAILINTANGRDAASAVFNYTRGENGILLDKADPNVARQSPYDYIEGFEYVVTKLLKQAKKDKNFSRDNIVGIGIDTTGSTPIPVTNELVPLAFLPEFKNNLNAQAWLWKDHSSMEEAQKITKIAECIRPQYLRKCGGTYSSEWFFSKIWHCLNIDKKVFDAAYSWVELADFMPAYICGITDVTKIKRCICAAGHKAMYNDKWHGLPDKEFLSKLNPQMADLRARLYEKAYASNTKAGDLSDKYTKRFGLSSRIPVAVGAFDAHMGAVGAGVGKDILVKIIGTSSCDIMVSHKGQKIDDIPGVCGMVDSSVLPGCFGIEAGQSAVGDILNWFVSKVCEEDSKYHDKLTRDASRAKPGESGLLALDWNNGNRTILVDAELTGLLIGQTLQTTRWEIYRALIEATAFGALKIIERIEEYGIRISKVINCGGITVKNPLFMQIYADVIGKPMLISKSHETCALGAAIFGAVVGGVYSTAEKAQKNMCDTRKKIYYPNRKNHLIYKKLYELYKNLHDSFGTKKYSENLYHVMKKLLEIKKNA
- the dnaK gene encoding molecular chaperone DnaK, coding for MGKVIGIDLGTTNSCMAVMEGGKPVVIVNAEGSRTTPSVVAISKTGERLVGQIAKRQAVSNPENTISSIKRKMGQKIKVKAGDKEYTPPEISAAILQKFKHDAESYLGDKVEKAVITVPAYFSDSQRQATKDAGKIAGLEVLRIINEPTAAALAYGLDKKGNQTIAVYDLGGGTFDISILEIGDGVFEVKATNGNTKLGGDDFDQKIIDWLVSEFKKSNGMDLSNDRMAMQRLKEAAEKAKAELSTAQTANINLPFITADQNGPKHLDITLRRAQLEKLTKDLVDSTIGPCKQAVADSKIEKKDIDHVILVGGQTRSPMVQEVVKQFFGKEPHKGVNPDEVVAVGAAIQAGVLSGEVKDVLLLDVTPLSLGIETLGGVCTRLIERNTTIPTKKSQIFSTAADNQPAVNIHVLQGEREMAQYNKTLGRFDLVGIPSAPRGVPQIEVTFNIDANGITHVSAKDLATGKEQSIVIKSSGGLSEEEVEKMVKDAEAHAEEDKKKKETIEVHNQLDSLIYTTEKSLKDHGDKVDSSEKGKIQSALDEAKKALEANDMEQMKKTSESLQQAAHKLAEVMYQQAAKQQQQAGAEDQAQAGQNQEKKKSDKEEDVIDADYKVEDDGEKKGK
- the dnaJ gene encoding molecular chaperone DnaJ; translation: MAGKRDYYEILDVERHAAIDEIKRAYRKLAHKYHPDKNQGNKEYEEKFKEASEAYAVLSDPQKRATYDQFGHSGLEGGGFSGFRNASDIFSSDIFSDFGDILGGVFGRSSQGAGRSGGHNRGEHLRYDLQITLKEAAFGTDKKIRISRPQTCEACNGSGAKKGTKRISCLQCGGSGQVSYAQGFFSINRTCDRCGGEGTIITNPCGTCRGTGRVNKPRELTVKIPPGVDTGSQLKVRGEGEAGTRGGSPGDLYVVIHVGDDEFFTRHDDDILCEVPISITQATLGAEIEVPTLKGKAKMKIPPGTQSGKAFRLRGQGVPSLHGYGKGDELIRVIVEIPVKLNNEQQELLRKFAEISGENLTPIRRGFMQKFKSKFGG